From Calditrichota bacterium, one genomic window encodes:
- a CDS encoding glycosyltransferase: MSKQSIKISVIIVNYNVRDFLEQALESVNRALKNIPSEIIVVDNDSIDGSVQMMQKRFPGIDVIASKTNLGFSGGNNLALSKVVGEFVVLLNPDTVVQEDTFQKLLQFFDENPQASAATCKILNPDGTFSIDCRHSIPTPSTAFWKLLGLNKLFPKSKIFGRYNLTYLDENKTYPVEAISGSFMMIKKEMVDKTGLLDETFFMYCEDIDYCHRINQQGGEIYYVPDTQIVHYKGESSKANNLDYVITFNRSLYQFYKKHYQQKYIYPFKWFILLGVIFRGIVIYIKNIVKTYYPFLLDLGILNVVLFFSFLVRYELKHSFHLQDFFSEYIIINLITSVIYFISALFFDLSRKDRFKPEKVFKVLLSTFLFVAALTFFFKQFAFSRFVVLIAAIASSILMIGWRVLFNKYASKYSTALGKEFVRKKTLIVGEDAETGKLLEKLNHTLDSGLDILGVVATSREQIGTKLAGFEFVTSLDQLQEYVRIKKLDMIIFNTHNISYEAILRTMTALQDTQVEFKMVPGHLEFMIGKSNIERFDSMPLVDIEYAYGRIFNRFVKRVFDLGVSSFFLIFLAPVLIFQFLFLRKSILRKKLLSGSKNFLVFTTSKKSGLFSFTLNLLNIWLGQLSFVGAPISFKKDQSSKFEYKPGLTGLIQLNSQKIPDSQTFEKYELHYLKNQSVFLDVELLLRSIFKKKN, translated from the coding sequence ATGAGTAAACAATCAATAAAAATATCAGTTATTATTGTAAACTATAATGTCCGTGACTTCCTTGAACAAGCTCTCGAGTCTGTAAACAGGGCGCTTAAGAATATTCCATCGGAAATTATTGTAGTTGACAATGATTCCATTGATGGCTCTGTGCAGATGATGCAAAAACGTTTTCCCGGGATTGATGTAATTGCCAGTAAAACAAATCTTGGCTTTTCCGGCGGAAATAACCTTGCCCTAAGTAAAGTGGTTGGCGAGTTTGTGGTGCTACTTAATCCTGATACAGTTGTTCAGGAAGATACCTTTCAAAAATTGCTTCAGTTTTTTGATGAAAATCCGCAGGCTTCAGCGGCGACATGCAAAATTTTAAACCCGGATGGAACCTTTTCGATTGATTGCCGGCATAGCATTCCAACTCCATCTACAGCCTTTTGGAAATTGCTTGGCCTAAACAAACTGTTTCCCAAAAGCAAAATCTTCGGACGCTATAACCTTACTTATCTTGATGAAAATAAAACTTATCCTGTTGAGGCTATTTCCGGGTCCTTTATGATGATTAAAAAGGAAATGGTTGACAAGACTGGTCTGTTGGATGAGACATTTTTTATGTATTGTGAGGATATTGATTATTGCCACCGCATCAATCAACAGGGAGGTGAAATTTATTATGTTCCGGATACACAAATTGTACACTACAAAGGAGAAAGCAGCAAAGCGAATAATCTGGATTATGTGATAACATTTAACCGGTCCTTGTATCAATTTTATAAAAAGCACTACCAGCAAAAATACATTTACCCATTTAAATGGTTTATTCTTCTTGGGGTTATTTTCCGTGGAATTGTTATTTACATAAAAAATATTGTAAAAACGTATTATCCTTTTTTATTAGATCTGGGCATTCTTAACGTAGTTTTGTTTTTCAGTTTCCTTGTAAGATACGAGCTAAAACATTCATTTCACTTACAAGATTTTTTTTCTGAATATATTATCATCAACCTGATAACCTCAGTTATATATTTTATTAGTGCGCTGTTTTTCGATCTAAGCAGAAAAGACAGGTTTAAACCTGAAAAAGTTTTCAAAGTTTTGCTCTCTACATTTTTATTTGTTGCCGCCCTTACTTTTTTCTTTAAACAGTTCGCCTTTTCTCGTTTTGTGGTTTTAATTGCTGCAATTGCCAGCAGTATTTTAATGATTGGCTGGCGGGTGCTATTTAATAAATATGCTTCAAAATATTCCACTGCGCTTGGTAAGGAATTTGTTAGAAAAAAAACCCTCATTGTTGGTGAAGATGCTGAAACCGGTAAGCTGTTAGAGAAACTGAATCATACGCTGGATTCGGGGTTGGATATTCTTGGAGTGGTGGCCACATCAAGAGAACAGATTGGAACAAAACTAGCTGGCTTTGAATTTGTTACATCACTGGATCAGCTTCAGGAGTATGTTCGGATTAAAAAACTGGATATGATTATTTTTAACACACATAACATCTCCTATGAGGCTATTTTAAGGACAATGACTGCATTGCAGGATACGCAAGTCGAATTTAAAATGGTTCCAGGCCATTTGGAATTTATGATAGGAAAGTCGAATATTGAGCGATTTGACTCCATGCCGCTTGTTGATATTGAGTACGCTTACGGAAGGATTTTTAACCGCTTTGTAAAAAGGGTTTTTGATTTGGGAGTGTCTTCATTTTTTCTGATTTTTTTAGCGCCTGTTTTGATCTTTCAATTTCTGTTTTTGAGAAAAAGCATTTTGAGAAAGAAACTTTTATCCGGGTCGAAGAATTTTTTAGTTTTTACAACATCTAAAAAATCAGGTCTGTTTAGCTTTACACTTAATTTGCTGAATATCTGGTTAGGGCAACTCTCATTTGTTGGTGCTCCGATAAGTTTTAAAAAGGATCAAAGTTCAAAGTTTGAATATAAGCCCGGGCTCACAGGCTTAATACAATTGAATTCTCAAAAAATACCTGATTCACAAACCTTCGAAAAATACGAATTGCACTATTTAAAAAACCAGTCTGTTTTTCTCGATGTAGAGCTACTTTTAAGATCAATATTTAAAAAGAAAAATTAG
- a CDS encoding addiction module protein, producing MDLNINKMSISEKLKTMEVLWDDICRNTPDFSSPQWHENVLKAREKNLREGKDNFVDWDRAKKDIRNSIE from the coding sequence ATGGATTTAAATATAAACAAAATGAGTATCTCTGAGAAATTGAAAACTATGGAAGTATTGTGGGACGATATCTGCCGAAATACACCAGACTTTTCTTCACCTCAGTGGCATGAAAATGTCCTGAAAGCTAGAGAGAAAAACCTTAGAGAAGGAAAAGATAATTTTGTGGATTGGGATCGTGCTAAAAAGGATATTCGGAACTCTATTGAATGA
- a CDS encoding type II toxin-antitoxin system RelE/ParE family toxin, which translates to MKIKILNSAKEDLIEGFHFYESQKQGIGKYFLDSLYSDIESLQLFAGIHSIHFNNYYRLLSKRFPFAIYYRIEENEIRIYAALDCRRDPAWIRSRMQ; encoded by the coding sequence ATGAAAATTAAGATTCTTAATTCCGCAAAAGAGGACTTAATTGAAGGATTTCATTTTTATGAATCACAAAAGCAAGGTATTGGGAAATATTTTTTAGACTCTCTTTATTCGGATATAGAATCATTACAATTATTTGCAGGGATTCATAGTATCCACTTCAATAATTACTATCGACTTTTATCAAAAAGATTCCCTTTTGCAATTTATTACCGCATTGAAGAAAATGAAATCCGGATATACGCAGCTTTAGATTGTCGCAGGGATCCTGCTTGGATAAGGTCGAGAATGCAATGA
- the trkA gene encoding Trk system potassium transporter TrkA — translation MHIIVIGAGHVGFNLTKLLSYEKHDVVIIEKDNERFARAAEALDAHAIQGNGTSYKLLEQAGIKNADLLVAVTSNDEVNLLSALLAKKYNVGKTIARVKNHEFLHQNCPLNAEKMDIDMIIHPESETAMGAVRLLKQSAANQLIEFAEGEIVLLGIHLDRDLEILRKPLIELGMEFSEVEFRTVAIQRKETTKIPGGSDMFLPNDRIFLVVPKSKVDKAIKMFGKENQSIENIMILGGGQTGYLIARELEKDFNVKIIESNEDASIDLAERLRKSLVIKGDGLDINLLALEGIIDMDAFIAVTGEDETNIVASLMAKHLRVPKIISLINKTEYSPIIPTIGIDAYLSKQMLTVNSILKYIRRGQIVSVASIPGTPVEAIELIPKEGSKITRKKLSEAKIPKNVILGAVQRDDEVLIPMGDTQIKAGDKVVLFALPSAIHDVEKIFN, via the coding sequence TTGCATATTATTGTTATTGGTGCCGGTCATGTTGGGTTTAACCTTACAAAGCTGCTTTCTTACGAAAAACATGATGTTGTGATTATCGAAAAAGATAACGAGCGGTTTGCACGTGCCGCTGAAGCGTTGGATGCACACGCAATTCAGGGAAACGGTACAAGCTATAAATTACTGGAACAAGCCGGAATCAAAAATGCTGATCTTCTTGTTGCTGTAACGAGCAATGACGAGGTTAACCTTCTTTCAGCGTTACTTGCAAAAAAGTACAATGTTGGCAAAACCATCGCACGTGTAAAGAACCACGAATTTCTTCATCAAAACTGCCCTTTAAATGCGGAAAAAATGGATATCGATATGATAATCCATCCCGAATCTGAAACGGCAATGGGTGCTGTTAGGCTGCTTAAACAAAGTGCTGCCAATCAGCTAATTGAATTTGCAGAAGGTGAAATTGTTTTACTAGGCATCCATCTGGACCGCGACCTGGAAATACTCCGTAAGCCGCTGATTGAACTTGGTATGGAATTCTCTGAGGTAGAGTTTAGAACTGTTGCTATCCAGAGGAAAGAGACAACAAAAATCCCTGGTGGTTCTGATATGTTTCTACCCAATGACCGCATTTTTTTGGTGGTGCCCAAAAGCAAAGTTGATAAAGCTATAAAAATGTTTGGCAAAGAAAACCAATCAATAGAAAATATTATGATTTTGGGTGGTGGACAAACCGGCTATTTAATTGCACGTGAACTGGAAAAAGACTTCAATGTAAAGATAATCGAATCCAACGAAGATGCGTCAATTGATCTTGCAGAACGATTACGAAAATCTCTTGTAATAAAAGGTGATGGCCTGGATATCAACCTTTTGGCGCTGGAAGGTATTATCGATATGGATGCATTTATTGCAGTGACTGGTGAAGACGAAACAAATATTGTTGCCAGTTTAATGGCCAAGCACCTGCGTGTTCCCAAAATAATATCATTAATTAATAAAACTGAATATTCGCCCATTATCCCAACCATCGGGATTGACGCTTATCTGTCTAAACAGATGCTGACAGTGAACAGTATTTTAAAATATATCCGGCGTGGCCAAATTGTATCGGTCGCCTCTATTCCGGGAACTCCTGTTGAAGCCATCGAGCTTATCCCAAAAGAAGGATCGAAAATTACACGTAAAAAGCTAAGTGAAGCAAAAATTCCAAAAAATGTTATTTTAGGCGCTGTCCAAAGAGACGACGAAGTTTTAATCCCCATGGGCGATACGCAAATAAAAGCCGGTGATAAAGTCGTACTTTTTGCACTCCCTTCTGCAATCCATGATGTTGAAAAGATTTTTAATTAA